One Deinococcus aestuarii genomic window, TGCAGGGGGAGGCGGAGGGCGCCGTCCCCGTGCCCGCCCACCCCGGGAGTCGGCGCGTGATTCCCGGCGGGGTCAAGCTCGCCGTGTGGAACCGGGACGGCGGGGGGTGTGCGGAGTGCGGCGCGGACGAGGACCTGCATTTCGCTCTCCTCCGGCCCTCGGCAGGGGCCACACCCGAAAACGTGCGGCTCCTGTGCACGCGGCACGACCCGGGGGAGGACGACCGGAGCGGCTGAGGCTCAGCCCGGCCCCTCCGTCACCCCTCCGCCCCGCACGTCCCACACCCGCGTCGCCACCCGGCCCACCAGCGCGCGGTCGTGGCTGGCGAGGAGAACGGTCCCCGGGAAGGCGAGGAGCAGGGCTTCGAGCGCCTCAATCGCCCGGACGTCGAGGTGGTTGGTCGGCTCGTCGAGCACGAGAAGTTGTGCCCGCGTCACGCCCAGCCGCGCGAGACTCAGCCGCGTGCGCTGCCCGCCCGACAGCCCCGCGAGCGGAAAGGCCGGGCCGCCCGGCAGCCCCACCTGCGCCCCGACCTCGTGGAGCTGGTGGGGTGTGAGGGCCGGATTGGCGTTCAGCAGCGCGTCCCCGACCGTCTCCAGCCCCGCCAACTCCTCGCCGTGCTGGCCCGCCGCGTAGACGGTCAGGCCCTGCCCCCGGCGCACCTCGCCCCCGTGCGGCAGGGTGCCGAGGAGCGCGGCCAGCAGGGTACTTTTCCCGCCGCCGTTCGGCCCGGTCAGGGCGATGCGGTCGCCCCGGCGCACGTCCAGCCGCAGGGCACAGAGCACGGCCCGCCCACCGCGCACGACGGTGAGGTCGCGGGCCGTCAGCACCTCGGAGGGGCCGGGGGGAGCGGCGGGCAGGTCGAGGCGAAGCGTGCGGCGGTCCTGAAAAGGCTTCGAGACGGCCTGTTCGTCCAATCGGTCGATCTGCTTTTGCATCGCCTGCGCCCGGGCCGAGTGGATCTGCTGCGCCCGCCCCGCCTTGTGGCTGGACAGGAACTTGTCGTTGTCCCGCGCCCGGCGGCGGTTTTCCTGCACCGAGCCGATGCTGGCCTGCCGCCGCCGCTCCTCGTCCAACGCCTCCCTCTTTCTCCGGTACGCCGCGTGGTCGCGGGCCTGGGCGTCCCGCAGGGTCTCCTTGACCGCCATCGCCTCCGAATAGCCGCCCGGGTAGACGGTGAGCCCCCCGCGCTCCAGTTCCGCCGTCCGCGTCGCCACCGCATCCAGAAAGGCCCGGTCGTGGCTGGCGAAGACGAAGGGCGTGCCCGAGGCCCGAATCCAGCCCTCCAGCCACGCCGCCCCCTCCGCGTCGAGGTGGTTCGTCGGTTCGTCGAGGAGACACAGGTCGGCGGGGGAGAGGAGCAGCCGGGCCAGCATCACCCGGCGCATCTGCCCACCCGACAATCGGGCGGTGGAGGCCCCCGGCGTGAGCCCCAACCCGTCCAGCACCTCGGCGGCCCGGACCTCGAAGCTGTACCCGCCCGCCGCGCGGAAGGCTTCCTCGGCGTCGGCGAAGGCGTGGAGGGCCGCGCCTGTGCCTTCGCCGAGCCTCGCGGAGGCCGCCTCGAACTCCCCGCGTGCCCCCCTCACCTCCTCTGGCGTCACGGCATCGAGGACCGTCGCCCCGCCCGTGTCCGCGTGCTGGGCGAGGTAGGCCACCCGGCCCGTCCGCGTCACCGTCCCGGCGTCGGGCGCGTCCAGGCCCGCCATCCCGCGCAGCAGCGTCGTCTTCCCGCCGCCGTTCTCCCCGACGAGCGCGAGGCGTTCGCCCCCGCCGACCTCCAGGTCCACATCCGCAAAAACGGTCTGGTCGCCGAACACGCGGGCGACCCCTCTGAGCTGTAACACCACACCTTCCCCCTGCGAACACCGTTCCCTGCGGGCGAGCGGCCCCCACGTCACGCGCGGGGCCGGGGCTCGGGCCGAGTTACAGGGAGGGGAGACGCAAGGAACAACCTCGTCGAGTGGGGGAAGGCCGAACGCCGGGCAACCCGGACCGTTGCCGTCAGCCTACCCCGCCTTCCCGCCGGATAAGCCATTCGGCGGAGCTTGAACCTCCCGTCGCGTCAGGTTCTAGGGTGGGGTTCGGGAGGACGGGAATGCGCGTGAAGATCGGTGAACTCTCCCGCCAGACGGGCCTGAGCGTCCGGACCCTGCGCCACTACGACGCGCTGGGCCTGCTCACGCCGGGCGAGCGCACGGGCGGCGCGCACCGCCTGTACTCCCCAGGGGACGCCGAGCGGCTGTGGCAGATTCAGGCTCTCAAGTCCCTGGGCCTGAGCCTGGAAGCCGTCCGGCAGGTGCTGGACGACCCGGGGCACGCTCCCGCCGGGTTGCTGCGGCGGCACATCGAACACGTCGAGGCGCGCGTGCGGGAGGAGCAGGCCTACCTCGCCCGGCTGCGGAGGCTGGAACGTGCGGGGCAGCCCACCTGGGCGGAACTCATGGAGGTGATTCGGATGAGCGAGGAAAATCGCAAGAAGGTCGACCGCATGTTGGAGACGGTCCGGAGCGTCGGCGAGGATGGCCGCGAGAACTTCGACGAGGGCCAGATGGCCTACCTGCGAGAACGGGCCGGGACGGTCGGGCAGACGCGCATGGGGGAGGTGCAGCGCGAGTGGCCCGAGCTGATGACCGAGGTGCTGAACGAGATGGAGCGCGGCACGCCCCCGACCGACCCGAGGGTCAAGGCGTTGGCCGAGCGCTGGCACGCCCTCGTGCGTGAATTCACGGGCGGGCGGCAGGACATCGGGGACGGGTTGAACCGCGGGTACGAACGCCGCATGACCCCCGAGATGCAGGCGATGTGGGCGTACAT contains:
- a CDS encoding ABC-F family ATP-binding cassette domain-containing protein, with translation MLQLRGVARVFGDQTVFADVDLEVGGGERLALVGENGGGKTTLLRGMAGLDAPDAGTVTRTGRVAYLAQHADTGGATVLDAVTPEEVRGARGEFEAASARLGEGTGAALHAFADAEEAFRAAGGYSFEVRAAEVLDGLGLTPGASTARLSGGQMRRVMLARLLLSPADLCLLDEPTNHLDAEGAAWLEGWIRASGTPFVFASHDRAFLDAVATRTAELERGGLTVYPGGYSEAMAVKETLRDAQARDHAAYRRKREALDEERRRQASIGSVQENRRRARDNDKFLSSHKAGRAQQIHSARAQAMQKQIDRLDEQAVSKPFQDRRTLRLDLPAAPPGPSEVLTARDLTVVRGGRAVLCALRLDVRRGDRIALTGPNGGGKSTLLAALLGTLPHGGEVRRGQGLTVYAAGQHGEELAGLETVGDALLNANPALTPHQLHEVGAQVGLPGGPAFPLAGLSGGQRTRLSLARLGVTRAQLLVLDEPTNHLDVRAIEALEALLLAFPGTVLLASHDRALVGRVATRVWDVRGGGVTEGPG
- a CDS encoding MerR family transcriptional regulator → MRVKIGELSRQTGLSVRTLRHYDALGLLTPGERTGGAHRLYSPGDAERLWQIQALKSLGLSLEAVRQVLDDPGHAPAGLLRRHIEHVEARVREEQAYLARLRRLERAGQPTWAELMEVIRMSEENRKKVDRMLETVRSVGEDGRENFDEGQMAYLRERAGTVGQTRMGEVQREWPELMTEVLNEMERGTPPTDPRVKALAERWHALVREFTGGRQDIGDGLNRGYERRMTPEMQAMWAYISAAGE